The window GAGCCGTCGAGCGCGAGCTGCGAGGTGCGCAGGCCATGCACCATGCGGCCGACGTAGCGGGCCCGCTCGCCGGCTTCGAGGGCTTCCTCGCGGCTGTCGGTGACGTGGATATATTGCTGCAGGGCGACCGGCATGGTCGGCCCGTCGAGCCCGGCCGCGACCCAGGCCGAGCGCACCTGCTCGGCGATGGCGAACAGCGCCGGAGAGCCCCGCCAGCCCGCGGTGATGAAGGGCACGCCGCCCCATTTCGCGATCGCCTTCAGGATCGGCGGGTGGGGCGAGGTGCAATAGACCGGCGGCATCGGCTTCTGCAGCGGCCGCACCGTGATGGCCGAATCCGGCACCGAGATGTGCTGGCCCTGGAACGAGACGCGTCCCTCGGCCAGCACCTTCTCCACGATCGTCCAATATTCGAGGAAGATCTCGGTCTTCTTCGTCACGTCGGCGCCGTAGCGCTCGAATTCGTAGGCCTGATAGCCGGTGCCGACGCCGAGCACGGCCCGTCCGCCGCTCGCCTGGTCGAGGAAGGCGATCTCCTGGGCGATGCGCATCGGATGATAGAGCGGCAGCACCACCACGCCGGCGCCGAGCTTGATCCGGCTGGTGTGGCCGGCCATGTGCGCCGCCGTCATGATCGGCGAGATGCTGATCGAATAATTCGTGAAATGGTGCTCGGCAAACCAGGCGATCTCGAAGCCGATATCCTCGGCAAGCTTCACCATGGAACGCGTATCGTCGATGACGCCCGCGATCCCGCCCGGGTTATCGCGAAGCCCCATCAGGTTGAAGAGACCAAAATGCATGACGGTCGGC is drawn from Segnochrobactrum spirostomi and contains these coding sequences:
- a CDS encoding LLM class flavin-dependent oxidoreductase, whose protein sequence is MHFGLFNLMGLRDNPGGIAGVIDDTRSMVKLAEDIGFEIAWFAEHHFTNYSISISPIMTAAHMAGHTSRIKLGAGVVVLPLYHPMRIAQEIAFLDQASGGRAVLGVGTGYQAYEFERYGADVTKKTEIFLEYWTIVEKVLAEGRVSFQGQHISVPDSAITVRPLQKPMPPVYCTSPHPPILKAIAKWGGVPFITAGWRGSPALFAIAEQVRSAWVAAGLDGPTMPVALQQYIHVTDSREEALEAGERARYVGRMVHGLRTSQLALDGSFVIAPALPDEPPLETFVDNLLIGDPHHVAERLVAEIRHLNPSHYNCFFQFGDMPVARARRALERFGAEVLPLVEREVGPLAKIGTPSAIAA